In a single window of the Ferviditalea candida genome:
- the pyrE gene encoding orotate phosphoribosyltransferase yields the protein MNLKEQIAIDIAEALLKIGAVVLRPNEPFTWASGMKSPIYCDNRLTISYPEIREMIADGFVTLIKQYHPDAELIAGAATGGIPHAAWVAQKLKLPMVYVRDKAKGHGKENRIEGLLKPGQKTVVIEDLVSTGGSSLKVAEAVKEAGGEVLGVLAIFTYELESAAEAFANQNIPLHTLTNYSMLLPTALQMGKIASKDTALLTSWKADPQNYAHRFE from the coding sequence ATGAATCTGAAAGAACAGATTGCGATCGACATAGCCGAAGCGCTGCTGAAAATCGGTGCGGTGGTGCTTCGCCCCAACGAGCCTTTTACGTGGGCATCGGGCATGAAATCGCCGATCTACTGCGACAACCGGCTGACCATTTCCTATCCGGAGATCCGCGAAATGATTGCCGACGGATTCGTTACCCTGATCAAGCAGTACCATCCCGATGCCGAATTGATCGCCGGCGCCGCTACGGGGGGTATTCCGCACGCGGCTTGGGTTGCGCAGAAATTGAAGCTGCCGATGGTCTATGTGCGCGACAAGGCGAAAGGCCACGGCAAGGAAAACCGGATTGAGGGACTGCTTAAGCCAGGGCAGAAAACAGTAGTCATCGAGGATCTGGTTTCGACCGGCGGAAGCTCTCTGAAGGTGGCCGAAGCCGTAAAAGAAGCCGGCGGAGAGGTTCTTGGCGTGCTGGCGATTTTTACTTACGAATTGGAGTCGGCGGCGGAAGCATTTGCGAATCAGAATATTCCCCTTCATACATTGACGAATTATTCGATGCTGCTTCCAACGGCGCTGCAGATGGGCAAAATCGCTAGCAAGGATACCGCTTTGCTTACGTCCTGGAAAGCGGACCCGCAAAATTATGCGCATAGATTCGAA
- the pyrF gene encoding orotidine-5'-phosphate decarboxylase produces the protein MKSHTAIAEKIIVALDVPHPSDAKKLLSELKGIPCYLKVGMQLFYASGPQFILMLKEQGYRVFLDLKLHDIPNTVKGAADSITRLGVDMFNVHAAGGSRMMEAALEGIDTALSARVGIQRPIVIAVTQLTSTSQIVLNSEIGIPGNVEESVLHYANLAKQAGLNGVVTSPLEVAAIKQTCGSSFLTIVPGIRPHGSAIGDQFRIMSPKQAFAQGADYIVIGRPITTADNPRQALESIIKELSEP, from the coding sequence ATGAAATCGCATACCGCTATTGCCGAGAAAATCATTGTGGCGCTGGATGTGCCCCATCCGTCGGATGCCAAAAAGCTGCTGAGCGAACTGAAGGGCATCCCCTGCTACTTGAAAGTGGGCATGCAGCTGTTTTATGCTTCAGGTCCGCAATTTATTCTCATGCTGAAGGAGCAGGGCTATCGCGTCTTTCTTGATTTGAAGCTGCACGATATCCCAAACACGGTGAAGGGAGCCGCCGACAGCATTACCCGTCTCGGCGTTGATATGTTCAACGTCCATGCGGCGGGCGGCAGCCGTATGATGGAAGCCGCACTCGAGGGGATCGATACGGCGCTTTCCGCACGAGTGGGGATACAGCGGCCGATTGTGATCGCGGTGACGCAGCTGACCAGCACATCCCAGATTGTTTTGAACTCGGAAATCGGTATTCCCGGCAATGTGGAAGAATCCGTCCTGCACTACGCAAATCTGGCGAAGCAAGCGGGCCTGAACGGAGTGGTCACCTCCCCGTTGGAGGTTGCGGCCATCAAGCAGACCTGCGGATCGTCTTTTCTGACGATCGTACCGGGAATTCGCCCGCATGGCTCCGCCATCGGAGACCAGTTTCGGATCATGTCCCCGAAGCAAGCCTTTGCGCAGGGGGCGGACTACATCGTGATCGGCCGGCCGATCACGACTGCTGACAATCCCCGCCAAGCGTTGGAATCGATCATAAAGGAGTTGTCCGAACCATGA